The genome window TTCCCTTTCTTGCAGAACTTAATAACGAAAATATAAGACCTGTACAGTATCTATAACCCTGTTGTGTTCCTCGTTTCTTTTAATAATGCTAAGTCATAGACAGTGCAGCAGATATAGATGCATGCAAATTAGGAATAGAGAATTTACAGCTGTGAAAAGTTAGGCTTGTTATTTGTTGCTGTGATAGATTCTTGCTTAAGATTTGTCTTTGTGTTGGTTTCTAGTGAATGGATCTATTATGAGCCGGCAACCTGTTTCTGCTGGAAATGTTCCCACTGCCACCGTAAAAGTTGTAAGGCTCATGTACTTTTAGTCAATCAAAGGTTTCTTCTGTTGTTACTTGGATGCATAAGCATATCGTATTCTTCAGGAGCCCACAACGATAACATCGATGGCAAACGGACCTGCTTTTCCTCATATTCCTTCTGTTCCACGTGCCCCATTTCAAGCAGTCCCAATGTTGCAAACTTCTTCACCATTGACAACTACTGAAGAGGTGATGAGAAGTAGTGACAATGTGCAAGAAATAAAACCTTCTGTAGGTGGCATGACACAGCCTTTACGTCCTGTGCCTCCAGCGGCTGCAAATGTCAACATACTGAACAATCTTTCACAAGCAAGGGTGATGAACTCTGCTGCTCTCAGTGGAGGAACTTCTATAGGACTTCAATCAATGGGTCAAACTCCAGTGGCCATGCATATGTCCAATATGATATCTAGCGGAATGACATCTTCTGTGCCTCTGGCTCAAACTGTATTTTCATCTGGGCAATCGGGTATGACTTCATTACCTGGTTCAGGAGCTGTTACAGGGACTACACAGGTCCCACCAAACTCAAATCTTAATTCATTTGCTTCTGCAACTTCTAATGTGGCTGGAAATTCAAACATTGGAATTTCACAACCAATGTGTAATGTTCAAGGAGCAGTGAGTATGGGCCAATCAGTACCTGGCAGCATGAGCCAAGGAAATCATTCAGGTGCACAATTGGTGCAAACTGGAGTTGCCATGAGCCAGAGCATGAGTGGTCTTGGTCCATCAACTGTTTCTTCTGGAACTGGTACATTGATTCCTGCTCCAGGAATGTCTCAACAGGTACAATCTGGAATGCAGACACTTGGAGTGAACAACAATTCAGCTGCTAGTATGCCTCTATCACAACAGACATCAAGCGCTTTGCAATCAGCCCAATCCAAATATGTTAAAGTCTGGGAGGTAATCTgcatgataaatatatatttttaaaggatGATATATAATTAGATATGCTGTTTTGGTGGAAAAATATTCTTGCAATGAGTAGATGTTGAAACCTTCCATGTGAATTCCTTCTATACTtgtagtttatttatttatttatttacacatATTCTGCTAGAAGTACTTGGTAGTTTTGGTTCTTACTTTCTTGTGTGATTTTCGATCTTCcaataaaccatatatttaatCAGAGCTATTAAGGAGTGTACAATTTCTTAGAATAGTCTTGGTgatttgctttattttattattatttttttctataacgGTCTTCATCCCTCCTGAAATCAAGTGGACTTTATCATTAATAACAAGCATCATCCTCTGtctctatttttcttgtaaGGCATGTCATGAATTTTGGATGTCTAAAAGTTGAAACAGCCATATTCCTAATTTAACACTTCTGAAGCTTGTTAGGAAGGAGCTGAAATGTTGTTGAGATGCTTCTGTGAATACATTCAACGCTTTCCCATTTGCTTGAGAGGTTCCATAAACTTTGTTGTCTCCTTGGCTAAGACAATACCTTGACCTAAATTACTTGTAATATTTAACCATTAGTGGGTTTGTTAGTTCCACCAAAGAAGCATTTGAGGGGGTGgccaagaaataaagaaaaaaaatggaatgcttttgactttgattttctCCCTTGTCTATGTTGTATTTTATTCTTCTCTCCATTGTTCCTTGTAAATACCTTTAAGTGACATTGATggttttttgtttaatattagaTCTCTTCTACTGTTTTGCCTTTTCATTGTTGTATGTTTTCTCATGGGATTGTTCATATCTCTTGAACGGTCAATGCATACAGGGAAATTTATCTGGTCAGAGGCAAGGGCAGCCAGTGTTCATCACCAGATTGGAAGTATGTTCTTGGACATGTGATGATAATTTTGCCTCAAATACATcgcattttcttttttcttcaccttaattttttttttttgtaattttttatgaatggCTTGCATTCTCTGCTTCAAACACACATCTGACATGGAGCTATTTCATTCGCAATCTCTAATTTGATGCGCGatgcttttgttttaaaattttgtttcagGGTTATCGGAGTGCCTCTGCTTCTGAGACGTAAGTCTATGGTTAATTTGTTTAGTTTGTGAACCTTTTTTCTGTTCTCCAAGGAAATAATAATTGGTAGAAATGttttcattgtttcttttaGTGGTGGCCTTACTTTTTGCTTCATGGTCTTTTGTCCTTATGCAAccatacttgtatttttatgtatacatTTAATGCCAATCTTGCTATAGAACCTGAGgacttttgttttgttttatcaGACTTGCATCAGACTGGCCGCAAACCATGCAAATAGTTCGTCTTATATCCCAGGATCACATGAATAACAAGTAAGTTCTAGCTGGTGAAAACATTTTCCACCACcttttttctcatttattttgttttatttaacttCAGGCAATATGTTGGGAAGGCAGATTTTTTAGTTTTCAGGGCAATGAATCAACATGGATTTCTTGGACAGCTACAAGAGAAGAAGCTTGTAAGTGGTTTTGGGATAATTCTTTcttttaagcaatgaagaatttaaatttgaatgtctTCCAGGACTCTTATAGACCCTCATTACTGCTCAGATTCTTCTTTAGActtattaaattgtatatgcATCCCTTTTGAGTTTTTCTAGGATCCATGTTGAgttttaaatttctcaaaattttatcctaTCAACCATTTGCAAATGTGGAATTATGAAATTGTTACTGCTGGATTATTCTGACTTAATTTCTTGCTTTTAATTCCCCCAGTGTGCTGTAATCCAATTGCCTTCACAGACGTTGATGCTTTCAGTTTCTGATAAAGCTTACCGCTTGATAGGGATGCTTTTCCCTGGGGTGAGAATTTTCTGACTTTTGAATCCAAACTTTAGTTGGTTGAGTGTGTGTTATTAGTGTAGTCATATCTGGGCGCAAGTTCTAAGCTTCCAAAGTTCCACCTTAACCAGAAAATTTTGGAGTTGATAAAAACCTGCCATGAATCCAACCTGCACTGTTGCAACAGTCTACCTGGTTACCACCCATCTATAAAAACCGAAAAAgatgattaatttgatttttcttttaaggaaaAGCTATAAGTAGATGAGTAACATGTGGCTTTCGTCTCCTGTTGCTTCTTGCTTTTGCTATTAGCATTTTACCTTAGCGTCTAGGAAAGTCGCTAAAAtgctaaaatgaaatttgatcatATAAGAATAAACAAATGTAATACCAAATTACCAATCCTAACGTCATCATCAGTTTTCCCCAAAAAGAGGTTTCAGTTTTACTTTTTACTTGTCCTAAAATAATACTTGCTTTTTCTCCAAAACTCACAGGCAAATAAGAAAAGCAGGCAGCAAATGAAATATACAGCTTCAATTTAGCTTTGCATTTTATTTGAACTAAGCTCTTTGTGGAATTCAGGATATGGTTGTCTTTAAACCACAAATATCAAGCCAGCATCAACAGCAGCAGCAACAGATGCAGCCACTGCTACAACAGCAACAGATGCCACAGCAGCAGCTCCCACAGCTGCAACaacaacagcagcagcagcagcagcttCCACAGCTGCAACAACAGCAGCAGCAACAGCCGCAGCAGCAACAGCCGCTCCCACATTTGCAACAGCAACAACTCCCTCAGCTGCAACAgcaacagcagcagcagcagcaactCTCCCAGCTGCAACAACAGCAGATGCCCCAGTTGCAGCAGCAGCCACAGCTTGCTCAGATGCAGCAACAGCAACAACAAATGGTCGGATCAGGAATGAATTCAGCTTATGTCCAAGGTCCAGGCCGATCACAATTAGTTTCTCAAGGGCAAGTTTCATCACAGGCCCCATCTAACATGCCTGGAGGAGGCTTTATGAGTTGATCAGTGACACTCGGAATTTGCTGGCTTGTTTAGAACTTCATAGTTGTGTAGGGCTTGTGTAGGATACCAGTCCACAGGTCTCCTTTAGTGGCTAAACGTGAGCAGAAGTTATCTAGTAACATCTGGGAGGAATCATTATGTACTGGTATATTACATGTACCATGATATCTcatgttctatttttttctcattggATAAAATAAAGGTCTTATTAAAACAGGACCAGCTTATAACGGTGAAGAACATTTCACATAATTCACCCCTAAGGAGTCTCCTAACAGTATAGATGAGATACCTGCTGGTGGTTGCTCGTAAATATGAAAGCTGGAGCATCATTCATACCCAATCTTGCTGTGAAATCCGGCTGCAGGGTTAGCTTTTCTAAAAGTGTATTCCAGATGAACTTCCCATTGTCTGCCTAGTAGCTCATTGATCCTTCTAACCATTGCAAAACTCCGAACATCTTCCAGCTCTTCATTGAACATGTGAAGGATTGGAAGGTTATCACTCTCAACAGCCACTATTCACTATCTGTGCTCCTGCACCAATTGCAGTCCATCAAGCATTTCTTAGAGCTCCGCTTGAACCACTGAGCACGACCAAAGCTACGGCTAAAACCCATTAACCAAGTACCATCCTCGTCTTTCAACATTCCCTTAGCTGATGCCCTTGAACTGCACCATCTACATTGTTTAACCCAACCCACAAGAGGTTTACACTTAACTCACACTTATTGTAACATGATTCAGCCTAGTACCCCTATTTGAACTAGCAATAACACTCGTAACCAAAGAGAGGCTGTTCATGACAACCTCAGTtgaactaaaatatcattactAGAGATGACAAGATTACGCTGTCGCCAAAGATTCCTTTAAACAATACCGAAAATAAGCCCCCCAATACACTTCATCAAAACTTTGATTATCATAGTTGTGAACATTCTTTATAATCCACACGtttaaggaaaatgaaaagaacTTGATTATGGAATGGCTTGGAATAAATCTTCCCAAAACTAACTTGGTCTCTGAGGACACGTAATGTAGTTTCTTGGCTTCTACCACATACAATCTTTGTAAAGCCCCTTTTTCACCTCTCTTCACTACGTAATAAAAGCCATAAAAACTGCCGCACTCGTTGAGGGCCCTTAAACCGCCCAAGCAACTAACCATAGATCATCTCCAAGACTCAAACTATAATGGGTTAGCTGTTCATCGGATATACGAAGGTCTGGACCTGCACCATCACAATATAAGAAAATACCGTAACATCTCCAATTGCCCTGGTCATCCGCCATCCCTCTAACGAGACCCGCCAAAGGCCCTCATTGATTGACAAGGATCCAAGTAGATATTTTCCAAAGGCCCCACCTCTTGTATGTAGCCATCTCTCCAAAATCACCTTCTATTTTCATCTCCGAACATTATCACAAAGGTCTTGCCAAACTTTTGAGGATGATTTCCGTAAAGCCGTTGAATTTGCTCGCATCTTGTATTTGCTTCTCATAACCTTAACCTATAATGCATTAGTAGTTGTATTAAGAGAATCCCAAATTAAGTAGGGAAGAAAGATTTTGCTCCTTTTAAGTCTATGGTCAAAAATCTCTTCagccattttcattttcaattttaatattgagcAAATTTTTTCTGCTTCAATAAATTTAGAGCAATAtccttgtcaattttgaaagtgacTAACTAACAATAACTAATCACAACATTAATAAATTGGTATAATAAGAAATTTAGCTAtcataatttatacattctatcaaattaaaaaatgtgtAAACATCGAAGGCTTAAGTTgttattaaactaataaaattatgcaCAATTGACGAAAGGCATTAACATTGTGATTATAATTATCTTTAATTGCTCACtatcaaaattaatagaatttaaattctttcaaatttttgagaaggactaatttaatcaatttcaaaattaagagGCACCAGAAAAAATCTTGTTACCTGAGTCTTTTAATTGTAAGACCACCACTCTCAACCTATTTTcaaattgcaaataaaaataattttagtgaattttgaaaatatgcaaattatttttattttaaaaatacaaactgttactatttattattattattattattattattattattattattattattattattttgccatATGAGAtcaactaaaatgtaattttggaTCTATGTTGAGATatagaaaaaatttaagttcaGAACTAGGTTAAGCATGAGGAATATTTAGAATTGGTATCTCGTCACATGTGTGTtgcattaattttaaaaaatataagtttaatttagtatttaaatgtgATCTAATGACGTGagaatttatgtatatatattagagtaaatcatattttatttaaaaataaaatatctctgAATACTTTTGATTAATGCAAAAGCATCGAATTTTATTCGAAAtaggaagaaaatttatttacaaagtgTATGGATTAAATCTCACCCAACACTATGAAAATTTCACGACCTATATTAAATCTGGATGTTGTCTTATGCACTTAAGAACACTTCATGCATGCATCACATCATATGATAGAATTgcattattatgaatataaattaaattaaattgtgttataCTCACAATATGGGTAAAAAACTATCATATGATAAGAATTGTATTATTATGCATCATatcatatgttaaaatattttcttttaaaatctatttaataatgATCATACcaaatttgcatatttttatataaaataaacatgtattttaatactattaaatACGTGTTTGATCCTTAgatttgtaatttgtaattgttttatttaaagataatattaaaatatagatgatattaacatattttatgtttattcaaACTCGGTCCGACCAAAAATctggatttaaaattttgttcaaacctatccatatttgcaaaagactaaCCCCAACTCATTTTAGACCtgtccatattattttttaattaaaaaaattttataatatagtattttaatatttaatatttaataattttatacattttttatttattgaattttttatatagtcatattaacattattttaatatttacattagagtataggtttattttttttattgagttctaaattttataatatataaaaataacataatataaatattgtaaaCTTAAAATAGATCGGGTCGGGTCGGATTAGGCTTTTGAATGTTCAAGCTCAAGCctaacccatattttaaacggggctaatatttttatctaagcCCATTTTCTAgacatattatttttgtttaaaccctcctaaattttaaacaaacattCGGGCTTAGATAGATAACGGAAACATGAACAGATGTATTGTATTATAGCGCTCATTTGGTTGAGACATGCATATatgttaataacaaattaaaaagaaattatatcaAAGAATAGGGCTAAGAGGTGAAAGGAGCAAACCGAGTATAATTAAAACATAGGATCCAATCCAAGCCCATGTCCTCCTGCTCCTACCATTGCCCCATATCCCTTATCCTATCTCCACAGAGCAACTTTTAAGACTCGTATCCtcacatctctctctctctctctcccacTCTGCAATACAAAATGTTATCCATGG of Gossypium raimondii isolate GPD5lz chromosome 3, ASM2569854v1, whole genome shotgun sequence contains these proteins:
- the LOC105794155 gene encoding mediator of RNA polymerase II transcription subunit 25 isoform X4; this encodes MFPIAANGNQTHQIADGQRHCILVAASNPYPLPTPVYRPQTQNLEQSENMESQTESRLSDAETVAKSFPQCSVSLSVICPKQLSKLKAIYSAGKRNPRASDPPVDNVRNPQFLVLISENFMEGCAALSRSGVPSLAPNQSPVKMDMASVNAVAGTPPTSVPSVNGSIMSRQPVSAGNVPTATVKVEPTTITSMANGPAFPHIPSVPRAPFQAVPMLQTSSPLTTTEEVMRSSDNVQEIKPSVGGMTQPLRPVPPAAANVNILNNLSQARVMNSAALSGGTSIGLQSMGQTPVAMHMSNMISSGMTSSVPLAQTVFSSGQSGMTSLPGSGAVTGTTQVPPNSNLNSFASATSNVAGNSNIGISQPMCNVQGAVSMGQSVPGSMSQGNHSGAQLVQTGVAMSQSMSGLGPSTVSSGTGTLIPAPGMSQQVQSGMQTLGVNNNSAASMPLSQQTSSALQSAQSKYVKVWEGNLSGQRQGQPVFITRLEGYRSASASETLASDWPQTMQIVRLISQDHMNNKQYVGKADFLVFRAMNQHGFLGQLQEKKLCAVIQLPSQTLMLSVSDKAYRLIGMLFPGDMVVFKPQISSQHQQQQQQMQPLLQQQQMPQQQLPQLQQQQQQQQQLPQLQQQQQQQPQQQQPLPHLQQQQLPQLQQQQQQQQQLSQLQQQQMPQLQQQPQLAQMQQQQQQMVGSGMNSAYVQGPGRSQLVSQGQVSSQAPSNMPGGGFMS
- the LOC105794155 gene encoding mediator of RNA polymerase II transcription subunit 25 isoform X3, producing the protein MAEKQLIVAVEGTAAMGPYWQIILSDYLEKIIRCFCSNEFAGQKNTTSNVELSLVTFNTHGSYCACLVQRSGWTKDVDIFLQWLSAIPFSGGGFNDAAIAEGLSEALMSFDVAQMFPIAANGNQTHQIADGQRHCILVAASNPYPLPTPVYRPQTQNLEQSENMESQTESRLSDAETVAKSFPQGKRNPRASDPPVDNVRNPQFLVLISENFMEGCAALSRSGVPSLAPNQSPVKMDMASVNAVAGTPPTSVPSVNGSIMSRQPVSAGNVPTATVKVEPTTITSMANGPAFPHIPSVPRAPFQAVPMLQTSSPLTTTEEVMRSSDNVQEIKPSVGGMTQPLRPVPPAAANVNILNNLSQARVMNSAALSGGTSIGLQSMGQTPVAMHMSNMISSGMTSSVPLAQTVFSSGQSGMTSLPGSGAVTGTTQVPPNSNLNSFASATSNVAGNSNIGISQPMCNVQGAVSMGQSVPGSMSQGNHSGAQLVQTGVAMSQSMSGLGPSTVSSGTGTLIPAPGMSQQVQSGMQTLGVNNNSAASMPLSQQTSSALQSAQSKYVKVWEGNLSGQRQGQPVFITRLEGYRSASASETLASDWPQTMQIVRLISQDHMNNKQYVGKADFLVFRAMNQHGFLGQLQEKKLCAVIQLPSQTLMLSVSDKAYRLIGMLFPGDMVVFKPQISSQHQQQQQQMQPLLQQQQMPQQQLPQLQQQQQQQQQLPQLQQQQQQQPQQQQPLPHLQQQQLPQLQQQQQQQQQLSQLQQQQMPQLQQQPQLAQMQQQQQQMVGSGMNSAYVQGPGRSQLVSQGQVSSQAPSNMPGGGFMS
- the LOC105794155 gene encoding mediator of RNA polymerase II transcription subunit 25 isoform X1 translates to MAEKQLIVAVEGTAAMGPYWQIILSDYLEKIIRCFCSNEFAGQKNTTSNVELSLVTFNTHGSYCACLVQRSGWTKDVDIFLQWLSAIPFSGGGFNDAAIAEGLSEALMSFDVAQMFPIAANGNQTHQIADGQRHCILVAASNPYPLPTPVYRPQTQNLEQSENMESQTESRLSDAETVAKSFPQCSVSLSVICPKQLSKLKAIYSAGKRNPRASDPPVDNVRNPQFLVLISENFMEGCAALSRSGVPSLAPNQSPVKMDMASVNAVAGTPPTSVPSVNGSIMSRQPVSAGNVPTATVKVEPTTITSMANGPAFPHIPSVPRAPFQAVPMLQTSSPLTTTEEVMRSSDNVQEIKPSVGGMTQPLRPVPPAAANVNILNNLSQARVMNSAALSGGTSIGLQSMGQTPVAMHMSNMISSGMTSSVPLAQTVFSSGQSGMTSLPGSGAVTGTTQVPPNSNLNSFASATSNVAGNSNIGISQPMCNVQGAVSMGQSVPGSMSQGNHSGAQLVQTGVAMSQSMSGLGPSTVSSGTGTLIPAPGMSQQVQSGMQTLGVNNNSAASMPLSQQTSSALQSAQSKYVKVWEGNLSGQRQGQPVFITRLEGYRSASASETLASDWPQTMQIVRLISQDHMNNKQYVGKADFLVFRAMNQHGFLGQLQEKKLCAVIQLPSQTLMLSVSDKAYRLIGMLFPGDMVVFKPQISSQHQQQQQQMQPLLQQQQMPQQQLPQLQQQQQQQQQLPQLQQQQQQQPQQQQPLPHLQQQQLPQLQQQQQQQQQLSQLQQQQMPQLQQQPQLAQMQQQQQQMVGSGMNSAYVQGPGRSQLVSQGQVSSQAPSNMPGGGFMS
- the LOC105794155 gene encoding mediator of RNA polymerase II transcription subunit 25 isoform X2 → MAEKQLIVAVEGTAAMGPYWQIILSDYLEKIIRCFCSNEFAGQKNTTSNVELSLVTFNTHGSYCACLVQRSGWTKDVDIFLQWLSAIPFSGGGFNDAAIAEGLSEALMMFPIAANGNQTHQIADGQRHCILVAASNPYPLPTPVYRPQTQNLEQSENMESQTESRLSDAETVAKSFPQCSVSLSVICPKQLSKLKAIYSAGKRNPRASDPPVDNVRNPQFLVLISENFMEGCAALSRSGVPSLAPNQSPVKMDMASVNAVAGTPPTSVPSVNGSIMSRQPVSAGNVPTATVKVEPTTITSMANGPAFPHIPSVPRAPFQAVPMLQTSSPLTTTEEVMRSSDNVQEIKPSVGGMTQPLRPVPPAAANVNILNNLSQARVMNSAALSGGTSIGLQSMGQTPVAMHMSNMISSGMTSSVPLAQTVFSSGQSGMTSLPGSGAVTGTTQVPPNSNLNSFASATSNVAGNSNIGISQPMCNVQGAVSMGQSVPGSMSQGNHSGAQLVQTGVAMSQSMSGLGPSTVSSGTGTLIPAPGMSQQVQSGMQTLGVNNNSAASMPLSQQTSSALQSAQSKYVKVWEGNLSGQRQGQPVFITRLEGYRSASASETLASDWPQTMQIVRLISQDHMNNKQYVGKADFLVFRAMNQHGFLGQLQEKKLCAVIQLPSQTLMLSVSDKAYRLIGMLFPGDMVVFKPQISSQHQQQQQQMQPLLQQQQMPQQQLPQLQQQQQQQQQLPQLQQQQQQQPQQQQPLPHLQQQQLPQLQQQQQQQQQLSQLQQQQMPQLQQQPQLAQMQQQQQQMVGSGMNSAYVQGPGRSQLVSQGQVSSQAPSNMPGGGFMS